In Erigeron canadensis isolate Cc75 chromosome 1, C_canadensis_v1, whole genome shotgun sequence, a single window of DNA contains:
- the LOC122591573 gene encoding putative late blight resistance protein homolog R1A-10 yields the protein MADSLGLCLKEFRRDFTRKLEKQNDHHLQVLVEDSCFLPGVFIETMHGHLNGLMNHLQDMMLGYENEEVQALLKDLKEMKEVIGHSSLLVPPCLFPMPPVVRAKVKEMFDNKTWFVLVAEMDDMLEKVRAKVLEILVNEGWLRHEETSMDWMLNMVNVLAQGIWLQLTRYRREIEKLERIIVICEKLCNIRFGSKVVREEILVGFDNEIETLLHQLTGTSNKKLEILSITGMAGIGKTTLARELYSHPLVEYIFDLRAWTCVSQVYVKKDTLINILSYFNNKVTDEIYKMSDEQLGEKLYRLLKGRKYLIVFDDVWDCKAWNDLKMYLPDDKIGSRVLFTRRDIDTSLHVQAARPAHVLRLRTEIESWDIFQKKMFRTGICPPLLENYGRVITRKCEGLPLAIVIAAGLLKNNWSNSWWRQVAESLSSYMVSDPSQYMDSLALSYNHLPSHLKPCFLFLGSFPEDYEVPVTKLIWLWIAQGFIQGTGSRVMEVVAEDILMDLIQRSLLMTSKTRADGRIKACRIHDLLRDFCFRISEEENFSLQSYKNAPVPASSITITEMGNGISTDPSPLPTYTGLCYPSELVDILKKGGSISNETYKSLRILDMEYVPISVFPCDVLRLTNLRYLAIQAHDGSPPASISKLVSLQMLIIRSRKNVLLPKTIWNMLNMRHLYIKSGENLVEEPNFVQITENDGSPNLLHSLQTLSQISPLSCQNLSPRVLNLRKLGFCGPLISSLGDLEFPNLRSLQHLRKLKLLNTIPYPEATRSCNPLIYPENLKNLTLSNTGMDWEEMWTFAWLPNLEVLKLKVQACIGETWETGDAEFTRLKVLKLHDLDIKEWVSSKDNFPRLQRLIIHRCLNLHSIPLDLGSILTLEVLEVRGCSISAHNSALEIQKEQENVGNSFLKLKSTQKPY from the coding sequence ATGGCTGATTCTCTTGGTCTCTGCTTAAAGGAATTTAGAAGGGACTTCACGAGAAAGCTTGAGAAGCAAAATGACCATCATCTTCAAGTGCTAGTGGAAGATTCGTGTTTCCTTCCAGGAGTTTTCATTGAAACAATGCATGGACATCTTAATGGTCTCATGAATCACCTCCAAGACATGATGCTCGGGTATGAAAATGAGGAAGTGCAGGCTTTATtgaaagatttgaaagaaaTGAAAGAAGTGATAGGTCACTCATCTTTATTGGTCCCGCCTTGTTTATTTCCGATGCCTCCTGTTGTGCGGGCTAAAGTGAAAGAAATGTTTGATAACAAAACTTGGTTTGTGCTTGTAGCAGAGATGGATGATATGCTAGAAAAGGTGCGGGCTAAAGTGTTGGAAATCTTAGTTAATGAAGGTTGGCTTAGGCATGAAGAAACATCCATGGATTGGATGCTAAATATGGTGAATGTTCTTGCGCAAGGAATTTGGCTGCAACTAACTCGGTATAGGAGAGAAATAGAAAAGTTGGAAAGGATCATAGTCATTTGTGAGAAACTCTGTAATATCAGATTCGGCTCAAAGGTCGTGAGAGAAGAAATTTTGGTGGGCTTCGATAATGAAATAGAAACACTGCTTCATCAACTTACTGGAACTTCTAATAAGAAGCTCGAGATTCTATCTATTACAGGTATGGCTGGGATTGGAAAGACTACTTTGGCTAGAGAACTATACAGCCATCCATTAGTCGAGTATATATTCGACTTACGAGCGTGGACTTGTGTTTCTCAAGTATATGTCAAGAAGGATACGTTAATCAACATATTAAgctattttaataataaagttaCAGACGAGATTTACAAGATGAGTGACGAACAGTTGGGGGAAAAGCTATATAGACTTCTAAAGGGTCGTAAATATTTGATTGTCTTTGATGACGTCTGGGATTGTAAGGCATGGAATGATCTCAAAATGTATCTGCCAGATGACAAAATTGGAAGCCGAGTGCTATTTACAAGGCGCGACATAGACACAAGTTTACATGTACAGGCAGCAAGACCGGCCCATGTGTTGCGTCTTCGTACTGAAATTGAAAGTTGGGACATATTTCAAAAGAAGATGTTTAGAACCGGAATATGCCCTCCTTTGCTGGAAAATTATGGAAGGGTTATTACAAGAAAATGTGAAGGTTTGCCTCTTGCAATCGTCATAGCTGCTGgtcttttgaaaaataattggtCAAATTCGTGGTGGAGACAAGTAGCCGAGAGTCTAAGTTCATATATGGTGAGTGATCCAAGTCAATACATGGACTCGCTGGCTTTGAGCTACAACCATTTGCCTTCtcacttaaaaccgtgttttctCTTTCTCGGATCATTTCCTGAGGACTATGAGGTCCCTGTGACAAAGCTGATTTGGCTATGGATTGCTCAAGGATTCATACAAGGAACTGGAAGCAGAGTCATGGAAGTTGTTGCAGAGGATATACTGATGGATTTAATTCAGAGAAGTCTGCTGATGACTTCCAAAACGAGGGCTGATGGACGAATCAAAGCATGCCGCATCCATGATTTGTTGCGGGATTTTTGCTTTAGAATATCCGAGGAAGAGAATTTTTCTCTACAAAGTTACAAGAATGCCCCTGTTCCAGCATCTTCGATTACCATCACAGAGATGGGAAATGGAATTTCAACAGATCCTTCTCCATTACCCACATATACTGGTTTGTGTTATCCATCTGAGTTGGTGGATATTCTTAAGAAAGGTGGATCGATATCTAATGAAACATACAAATCCCTCAGGATTCTCGATATGGAGTATGTCCCTATCTCTGTATTCCCTTGTGATGTATTACGACTCACTAATCTAAGATACTTGGCTATTCAAGCTCACGATGGAAGCCCCCCGGCATCAATATCAAAGCTTGTCAGCTTACAAATGCTTATAATACGGTCAAGGAAGAATGTTCTACTACCTAAAACCATATGGAATATGTTAAACATGAGGCACCTATACATCAAATCAGGGGAAAACCTTGTTGAGGAGCCTAATTTTGTACAAATAACAGAGAATGATGGTTCTCCAAATTTGTTGCATAGCCTACAAACCTTGTCCCAAATAAGTCCCCTATCTTGCCAGAATCTATCTCCAAGAGTTCTGAATCTTAGGAAGCTTGGGTTTTGTGGACCCTTGATATCCAGTTTAGGTGATCTGGAATTTCCAAATCTACGTTCCTTACAACATCTTCGAAAACTAAAGCTATTAAACACAATTCCATACCCTGAAGCAACACGGTCATGCAATCCTTTAATTTATCCAGAAAATCTTAAGAATCTGACGTTGTCTAATACTGGCATGGATTGGGAGGAGATGTGGACCTTTGCGTGGCTTCCTAACCTGGAGGTCCTAAAGTTGAAAGTTCAAGCATGCATTGGAGAAACATGGGAGACAGGGGACGCTGAGTTTACGAGACTCAAGGTCTTGAAATTGCATGATCTGGACATAAAAGAATGGGTTAGTTCCAAAGATAACTTCCCGCGACTACAACGATTAATAATTCATCGTTGTTTAAACCTCCACAGTATTCCACTTGATTTAGGGAGTATTTTGACATTGGAGGTGCTTGAGGTACGTGGATGTAGCATTTCTGCACATAACTCTGCATTGGAAATCCAGAAAGAGCAAGAAAATGTCGGAAACAGCTTCTTAAAATTAAAGTCCACGCAAAAGCCGTATTAA